The following proteins come from a genomic window of Trifolium pratense cultivar HEN17-A07 linkage group LG4, ARS_RC_1.1, whole genome shotgun sequence:
- the LOC123921446 gene encoding uncharacterized protein LOC123921446 isoform X4 yields the protein MDQRNIRSPASVARQRRLRRKLILIQKRNIAFQPTSIPESSPNPMVVDNPSSVARQRRLERREKLKEKRTMFHVHRTHYAVRNGIFKRTSRSGFRSKRRRINDLGLHSLETIVEGSGGNSNIGVDEDNTVIFSSAEAREYSDIGDMNVVCPKCDALVWDLEKLKKNSHTSAFEVSLCCMRGKVTIPLMIEPPLLLKNLFNGVDARSRHFISNIRSYNNMFAFTSMGGKILKGENTGRGPPNFVIGGQNYHRIGSLIPNEGYRPKFAQMYIYDTEHEVTNRLSHFSDNSTGKNLDPSLVADLLKLMDDHNILVKSFRMVREFRQLNQNIPVQLRLFRNRTADVRVYNVPEISEVAALIVGDFDSSECGRDIVVREKDGHLQRIHETHSKFIPLQYPLLFPYGEDQYSEDIRRNSLTSSLSTKRRERVTLREFGAFRMQERHSEFSGLLNSKRLFQQFSVDLYSMIEAQRLSYVRNNQSNIRSGFLLGVEEAVSRGDVDASSIGSRVVLPSSFTGGRRYMFNNCQDAMAICKKFGYPDLFLTVTCNPTWEEIQRHLYKSGNSAPYRPDISCRVFQMKLEEMMNDFKKGKYFGKVIASLYTIEFQKRGLPHAHILLWLHRRNKLDSPKSIDSVICAELPDEALYPKLFLAVTRFMIHGPCGIARPSSPCMRNRSCSKFYPKKFVDRTTFDESGYPVYRRRDLGVTVLKKDVQLDNRSVVPYNPSLIMKYQAHVNIEFCNKSNCIKYLFKYITKGVDRVTATLQVGDEEVVDEIQQYYDCRYLSPSESIWRLFAFDIHRRWPPVQRLTFHLRDEQRVVFKDTTNLEDVLSRNRDKNTMFLAWMEANSEYDSGRSLTYCQFPTKFVYDSKKRRWKPRKQGQSIGRLTFVPHSNRELYYMRLLLNIQVGCTCFEDIRTVDGHVYDSYREACDELGLLANDREFIDAIDELSILGTGSYVRNVFSVLLLTSCMSDPGKVFEHQWENLSDGILFDRRRALNQPDLIIPSEELKQMCLIEIDKLLRRNGLTLTDFECMPKILSPEIDPYDNLLIYNELSYGSSEMLSKHDEYFKSLNEDQMHAYDIIVSAVNNKTGGMFFVDGFGGTGKTFLWNTLSFRFRSENKIVLNVASSGIASLLLPGGRTAHSQFAIPLNLTEESCCRIEKNSKKADLLVMASLIIWDEAPMINRSAFEAFDRTLRDIMSNHVGGASEIPFGGKTVVFGGDFRQILPVVPKGGRPDIVHATINSSPLWRFCTVLKLSKNMRLQSSSDMNEMKSLTDFAKWNLDIGDGKIGVDDDGQYLIEIPDDLCIKGSGDHVRDIVDAVYPELLENISNDDFFQDRAILTPTLELVEKVNDFVLSLIPGEASEYLSCDSICKCDEDVGIDRRWITTEFLNDIKCSGLPNHKLRFKVGVPVILLRNIDVSAGLCNGTRLVINHLGKTIIGARILNGSHGGEQVYVTRMKLMPSDSNAAITFERRQFPFSLCFAMTINKSQGQTLSNVGLYLPRPVFTHGQLYVAISRVKTRTGLKILIVDENGEASNTTVNFVYREVFQKI from the exons ATGGACCAAAGAAACATTCGTAGTCCAGCATCTGTTGCTCGGCAGAGGCGTCTCCGGAGAAAGTTGATATTGATCCAAAAGAGGAACATTGCATTCCAACCTACTTCCATTCCAGAATCCAGTCCCAATCCAATGGTTGTTGATAATCCATCGTCTGTAGCTCGACAAAGACGTTtggaaagaagagaaaaattaaaggaaaaaagGACTATGTTTCATGTCCATCGAACCCATTATGCAGTTAGAAATGGAA ttTTCAAACGTACATCAAGATCAGGATTTCGTTCAAAGCGTCGTCGTATTAATGATCTTGGTCTACATTCATTGGAAA CTATAGTGGAGGGTTCCGGTGGCAACTCAAATATCGGAGTGGATGAAGACAACACTGTGATATTTTCTTCGGCTGAAGCGCGAG AATATTCCGATATTGGTGATATGAATGTGGTGTGTCCGAAATGCGATGCCTTGGTTTGGGATCTtgagaaattaaagaaaaattctCATACTTCAGCATTTGAAGTATCTTTATGTTGTATGAGAGGAAAGGTTACCATTCCGCTGATGATTGAACCTCCTTTGCTTTTAAAGAACTTATTCAATGGTGTTGATGCAAGAAGTCgacattttatttcaaatattagATCATACAATAACATGTTTGCTTTTACTTCAATGGGAGGCAAGATTTTGAAGGGGGAAAATACCGGACGCGGTCCTCCCAATTTTGTCATAGGTGGACAAAACTATCATAGGATTGGAAGTTTAATTCCGAACGAAGGCTACAGACCCAAATTTGCACAGATGTATATATATGACACTGAGCATGAAGTTACAAATCGTTTGTCTCATTTTAG tGATAATTCCACGGGAAAGAATCTTGATCCATCTTTGGTAGCTGATTTGCTGAAATTAATGGATGATCATAATATTTTGGTAAAGAGCTTTCGAATGGTTCGTGAGTTTCGCCAGCTTAATCAAAACATTCCGGTGCAGCTTCGTTTATTTCGCAATAGAACGGCCGATGTCCGTGTATATAATGTTCCTGAAATTAGCGAAGTTGCTGCTTTAATTGTTGGCGATTTTGATAGTTCAGAATGCGGGAGAGATATTGTGGTTCGTGAGAAGGATGGCCATCTTCAACGTATCCACGAGACTCATTCCAAGTTTATACCGCTGCAGTATCCGCTTCTTTTTCCTTACGGTGAGGATCAATATTCTGAAGACATTAGGCGCAACTCATTGACTTCCTCTTTGAGCACGAAGAGACGTGAGAGGGTCACTTTGCGCGAGTTTGGTGCTTTTCGTATGCAAGAACGACATTCTGAATTCTCCGGTTTGTTAAACAGCAAGAGACTTTTCCAACAATTTTCAGTGGATTTGTACTCAATGATTGAGGCTCAGAGGCTGTCCTATGTCAGAAATAATCAGAGTAATATTCGTTCTGGCTTTTTGCTCGGGGTCGAAGAAGCTGTTAGTCGCGGTGACGTTGATGCTTCTTCCATTGGTTCGCGTGTTGTTTTGCCTTCGTCATTCACCGGCGGTAGACggtatatgtttaataattgtcaGGACGCTATGGCCAtttgcaaaaaatttggttatcctGATTTGTTTTTGACTGTTACTTGCAATCCAACCTGGGAAGAAATTCAGCGACATCTTTATAAATCTGGTAACAGTGCTCCATATCGACCGGATATTAGTTGCAGGGTATTCCAGATGAAATTGGAAGAGATGATGAATGATTTCAAAAAGGGGAAATACTTTGGAAAAGTAATTGCAA GTTTGTATACTATTGAGTTTCAAAAGAGGGGTCTGCCACATGCTCATATTCTATTGTGGTTGCACCGGCGTAACAAACTAGATTCTCCGAAGTCAATTGATTCAGTCATTTGTGCTGAGCTACCCGATGAAGCTctatatccgaaactttttttaGCTGTAACAAGATTCATGATTCATGGTCCTTGTGGCATAGCTAGGCCAAGTTCTCCCTGCATGAGAAATCGATCATGTTCCAAATTTTATCCAAAGAAGTTTGTTGATCGAACAACTTTTGATGAAAGTGGCTATCCCGTATATCGTCGTCGAGATCTTGGTGTGACGGTGCTAAAAAAAGATGTCCAGCTTGACAATCGCAGTGTTGTTCCTTATAATCCATCTCTCATAATGAAGTATCAGGCCCATGTTAACATTGAGTTTTGCAACAAATCTAATTGCATCAAGTATTTGTTCAAGTACATCACCAAGGGAGTAGATAGGGTAACCGCGACTTTGCAGGTTGGTGATGAAGAGGTTGTTGATGAAATTCAACAGTATTACGATTGCAGATATTTGTCTCCATCGGAGTCTATTTGGAGGTTATTTGCTTTTGATATTCACAGAAGATGGCCACCTGTCCAGAGACTGACTTTTCATCTGAGAGACGAACAAAGAGTCGTTTTCAAGGACACCACCAATTTGGAAGATGTTTTATCTCGAAATAGGGATAAAAATACAATGTTTCTTGCTTGGATGGAGGCAAATAGCGAATATGACTCGGGTAGAAGCTTAACCTATTGCCAATTCCCTACGAAGTTTGTTTACGATTCAAAAAAACGTAGGTGGAAGCCAAGAAAGCAGGGTCAATCGATTGGTAGACTCACATTTGTTCCTCATAGCAACCGAGAATTGTATTACATGCGACTATTGTTGAATATCCAGGTTGGTTGCACATGTTTTGAAGATATTCGAACTGTTGATGGACATGTTTATGATTCTTATCGCGAAGCTTGTGACGAGTTGGGTTTACTTGCAAATGATCGTGAATTTATTGATGCTATTGATGAACTCTCAATTCTTGGAACTGGTTCATACGTTCGTAATGTTTTTTCTGTGTTACTATTGACATCATGTATGAGTGATCCGGGGAAAGTTTTTGAACATCAATGGGAAAATCTGTCGGACGGAATCCTATTCGACAGACGACGTGCTTTAAATCAACCAG atCTCATTATACCTTCAGAAGAGTTGAAACAGATGTGTTTGATTGAAATTGATAAATTACTGCGTCGTAATGGATTGACTTTAACTGACTTTGAGTGCATGCCTAAAATATTATCTCCAGAGATTGATCCCTATGACAACTTGCTAATATATAACGAGTTGTCTTATGGTTCAAGTGAGATGTTGTCCAAGCATGATGAATATTTTAAATCTCTAAATGAAGACCAGATGCATGCTTATGATATAATTGTCAGCGCAGTAAATAATAAGACTGGTGGCATGTTTTTTGTTGATGGTTTCGGAGGTACAGGGAAGACTTTCTTGTGGAATACATTGTCTTTTCGTTTTCGCTCGGAAAACAAAATAGTTCTAAATGTAGCTTCCAGTGGCATTGCTTCTCTACTACTTCCCGGTGGAAGAACTGCTCACTCACAATTTGCTATTCCACTCAATTTAACCGAAGAATCGTGTTGCAGAATTGAGAAAAATAGTAAGAAGGCAGATTTGTTAGTTATGGCAAGTTTAATTATTTGGGATGAAGCTCCGATGATAAATAGGTCAGCTTTTGAAGCATTTGATAGAACTTTGCGTGATATCATGAGCAACCATGTTGGAGGTGCATCGGAGATTCCATTTGGTGGTAAAACTGTTGTGTTTGGTGGTGATTTTCGGCAGATTCTACCAGTTGTTCCCAAGGGAGGTAGGCCGGATATTGTTCATGCAACTATTAATTCATCTCCTTTGTGGCGTTTTTGTACAGTTTTGAAACTATCCAAAAATATGAGGCTCCAAAGTTCTTCAgatatgaatgaaatgaaatcttTGACTGATTTTGCCAAATGGAATCTTGATATCGGGGATGGCAAAATAGGTGTTGACGATGATGGGCAGTATCTTATTGAAATTCCCGATGATCTTTGTATTAAAGGTTCAGGTGATCATGTACGTGATATTGTTGATGCGGTTTACCCTGAATTGCTTGAGAATATTTCAAACGATGATTTTTTCCAAGATCGAGCTATTTTGACACCGACTCTTGAGCTGGTTGAGAAGGTTAATGATTTCGTACTATCACTAATTCCAGGTGAAGCATCTGAGTATCTAAGCTGTGATTCAATTTGCAAGTGTGATGAGGATGTTGGAATTGATCGTCGTTGGATAACAACCGAGTTTTTGAATGACATTAAATGTTCTGGATTGCCTAATCATAAGTTGCGTTTTAAGGTTGGTGTTCCGGTTATTCTTCTTCGCAATATTGATGTGTCTGCTGGTTTATGCAACGGTACGCGGTTGGTTATAAATCATCTTGGGAAAACAATAATTGGTGCACGTATATTGAATGGTTCTCATGGTGGGGAACAAGTATATGTTACAAGGATGAAGTTAATGCCATCTGATTCTAATGCTGCTATTACTTTTGAGAGACGCCAATTTCCATTTTCCTTGtgttttgcgatgactattaataaaaGTCAAGGACAAACTCTATCAAATGTTGGATTGTACCTTCCAAGACCTGTATTCACTCATGGTCAGCTTTATGTTGCTATCTCGCGTGTGAAGACAAGGACTGGTCTCAAAATTTTAATAGTCGATGAAAATGGCGAAGCTTCTAATACTACTGTCAATTTTGTTTACCGAGAAGTATTTCAGAAGATTTAA
- the LOC123921446 gene encoding uncharacterized protein LOC123921446 isoform X5: MDQRNIRSPASVARQRRLRRKLILIQKRNIAFQPTSIPESSPNPMVVDNPSSVARQRRLERREKLKEKRTMFHVHRTHYAVRNGIFKRTSRSGFRSKRRRINDLGLHSLEMEGSGGNSNIGVDEDNTVIFSSAEAREYSDIGDMNVVCPKCDALVWDLEKLKKNSHTSAFEVSLCCMRGKVTIPLMIEPPLLLKNLFNGVDARSRHFISNIRSYNNMFAFTSMGGKILKGENTGRGPPNFVIGGQNYHRIGSLIPNEGYRPKFAQMYIYDTEHEVTNRLSHFSDNSTGKNLDPSLVADLLKLMDDHNILVKSFRMVREFRQLNQNIPVQLRLFRNRTADVRVYNVPEISEVAALIVGDFDSSECGRDIVVREKDGHLQRIHETHSKFIPLQYPLLFPYGEDQYSEDIRRNSLTSSLSTKRRERVTLREFGAFRMQERHSEFSGLLNSKRLFQQFSVDLYSMIEAQRLSYVRNNQSNIRSGFLLGVEEAVSRGDVDASSIGSRVVLPSSFTGGRRYMFNNCQDAMAICKKFGYPDLFLTVTCNPTWEEIQRHLYKSGNSAPYRPDISCRVFQMKLEEMMNDFKKGKYFGKVIASLYTIEFQKRGLPHAHILLWLHRRNKLDSPKSIDSVICAELPDEALYPKLFLAVTRFMIHGPCGIARPSSPCMRNRSCSKFYPKKFVDRTTFDESGYPVYRRRDLGVTVLKKDVQLDNRSVVPYNPSLIMKYQAHVNIEFCNKSNCIKYLFKYITKGVDRVTATLQVGDEEVVDEIQQYYDCRYLSPSESIWRLFAFDIHRRWPPVQRLTFHLRDEQRVVFKDTTNLEDVLSRNRDKNTMFLAWMEANSEYDSGRSLTYCQFPTKFVYDSKKRRWKPRKQGQSIGRLTFVPHSNRELYYMRLLLNIQVGCTCFEDIRTVDGHVYDSYREACDELGLLANDREFIDAIDELSILGTGSYVRNVFSVLLLTSCMSDPGKVFEHQWENLSDGILFDRRRALNQPDLIIPSEELKQMCLIEIDKLLRRNGLTLTDFECMPKILSPEIDPYDNLLIYNELSYGSSEMLSKHDEYFKSLNEDQMHAYDIIVSAVNNKTGGMFFVDGFGGTGKTFLWNTLSFRFRSENKIVLNVASSGIASLLLPGGRTAHSQFAIPLNLTEESCCRIEKNSKKADLLVMASLIIWDEAPMINRSAFEAFDRTLRDIMSNHVGGASEIPFGGKTVVFGGDFRQILPVVPKGGRPDIVHATINSSPLWRFCTVLKLSKNMRLQSSSDMNEMKSLTDFAKWNLDIGDGKIGVDDDGQYLIEIPDDLCIKGSGDHVRDIVDAVYPELLENISNDDFFQDRAILTPTLELVEKVNDFVLSLIPGEASEYLSCDSICKCDEDVGIDRRWITTEFLNDIKCSGLPNHKLRFKVGVPVILLRNIDVSAGLCNGTRLVINHLGKTIIGARILNGSHGGEQVYVTRMKLMPSDSNAAITFERRQFPFSLCFAMTINKSQGQTLSNVGLYLPRPVFTHGQLYVAISRVKTRTGLKILIVDENGEASNTTVNFVYREVFQKI; the protein is encoded by the exons ATGGACCAAAGAAACATTCGTAGTCCAGCATCTGTTGCTCGGCAGAGGCGTCTCCGGAGAAAGTTGATATTGATCCAAAAGAGGAACATTGCATTCCAACCTACTTCCATTCCAGAATCCAGTCCCAATCCAATGGTTGTTGATAATCCATCGTCTGTAGCTCGACAAAGACGTTtggaaagaagagaaaaattaaaggaaaaaagGACTATGTTTCATGTCCATCGAACCCATTATGCAGTTAGAAATGGAA ttTTCAAACGTACATCAAGATCAGGATTTCGTTCAAAGCGTCGTCGTATTAATGATCTTGGTCTACATTCATTGGAAA TGGAGGGTTCCGGTGGCAACTCAAATATCGGAGTGGATGAAGACAACACTGTGATATTTTCTTCGGCTGAAGCGCGAG AATATTCCGATATTGGTGATATGAATGTGGTGTGTCCGAAATGCGATGCCTTGGTTTGGGATCTtgagaaattaaagaaaaattctCATACTTCAGCATTTGAAGTATCTTTATGTTGTATGAGAGGAAAGGTTACCATTCCGCTGATGATTGAACCTCCTTTGCTTTTAAAGAACTTATTCAATGGTGTTGATGCAAGAAGTCgacattttatttcaaatattagATCATACAATAACATGTTTGCTTTTACTTCAATGGGAGGCAAGATTTTGAAGGGGGAAAATACCGGACGCGGTCCTCCCAATTTTGTCATAGGTGGACAAAACTATCATAGGATTGGAAGTTTAATTCCGAACGAAGGCTACAGACCCAAATTTGCACAGATGTATATATATGACACTGAGCATGAAGTTACAAATCGTTTGTCTCATTTTAG tGATAATTCCACGGGAAAGAATCTTGATCCATCTTTGGTAGCTGATTTGCTGAAATTAATGGATGATCATAATATTTTGGTAAAGAGCTTTCGAATGGTTCGTGAGTTTCGCCAGCTTAATCAAAACATTCCGGTGCAGCTTCGTTTATTTCGCAATAGAACGGCCGATGTCCGTGTATATAATGTTCCTGAAATTAGCGAAGTTGCTGCTTTAATTGTTGGCGATTTTGATAGTTCAGAATGCGGGAGAGATATTGTGGTTCGTGAGAAGGATGGCCATCTTCAACGTATCCACGAGACTCATTCCAAGTTTATACCGCTGCAGTATCCGCTTCTTTTTCCTTACGGTGAGGATCAATATTCTGAAGACATTAGGCGCAACTCATTGACTTCCTCTTTGAGCACGAAGAGACGTGAGAGGGTCACTTTGCGCGAGTTTGGTGCTTTTCGTATGCAAGAACGACATTCTGAATTCTCCGGTTTGTTAAACAGCAAGAGACTTTTCCAACAATTTTCAGTGGATTTGTACTCAATGATTGAGGCTCAGAGGCTGTCCTATGTCAGAAATAATCAGAGTAATATTCGTTCTGGCTTTTTGCTCGGGGTCGAAGAAGCTGTTAGTCGCGGTGACGTTGATGCTTCTTCCATTGGTTCGCGTGTTGTTTTGCCTTCGTCATTCACCGGCGGTAGACggtatatgtttaataattgtcaGGACGCTATGGCCAtttgcaaaaaatttggttatcctGATTTGTTTTTGACTGTTACTTGCAATCCAACCTGGGAAGAAATTCAGCGACATCTTTATAAATCTGGTAACAGTGCTCCATATCGACCGGATATTAGTTGCAGGGTATTCCAGATGAAATTGGAAGAGATGATGAATGATTTCAAAAAGGGGAAATACTTTGGAAAAGTAATTGCAA GTTTGTATACTATTGAGTTTCAAAAGAGGGGTCTGCCACATGCTCATATTCTATTGTGGTTGCACCGGCGTAACAAACTAGATTCTCCGAAGTCAATTGATTCAGTCATTTGTGCTGAGCTACCCGATGAAGCTctatatccgaaactttttttaGCTGTAACAAGATTCATGATTCATGGTCCTTGTGGCATAGCTAGGCCAAGTTCTCCCTGCATGAGAAATCGATCATGTTCCAAATTTTATCCAAAGAAGTTTGTTGATCGAACAACTTTTGATGAAAGTGGCTATCCCGTATATCGTCGTCGAGATCTTGGTGTGACGGTGCTAAAAAAAGATGTCCAGCTTGACAATCGCAGTGTTGTTCCTTATAATCCATCTCTCATAATGAAGTATCAGGCCCATGTTAACATTGAGTTTTGCAACAAATCTAATTGCATCAAGTATTTGTTCAAGTACATCACCAAGGGAGTAGATAGGGTAACCGCGACTTTGCAGGTTGGTGATGAAGAGGTTGTTGATGAAATTCAACAGTATTACGATTGCAGATATTTGTCTCCATCGGAGTCTATTTGGAGGTTATTTGCTTTTGATATTCACAGAAGATGGCCACCTGTCCAGAGACTGACTTTTCATCTGAGAGACGAACAAAGAGTCGTTTTCAAGGACACCACCAATTTGGAAGATGTTTTATCTCGAAATAGGGATAAAAATACAATGTTTCTTGCTTGGATGGAGGCAAATAGCGAATATGACTCGGGTAGAAGCTTAACCTATTGCCAATTCCCTACGAAGTTTGTTTACGATTCAAAAAAACGTAGGTGGAAGCCAAGAAAGCAGGGTCAATCGATTGGTAGACTCACATTTGTTCCTCATAGCAACCGAGAATTGTATTACATGCGACTATTGTTGAATATCCAGGTTGGTTGCACATGTTTTGAAGATATTCGAACTGTTGATGGACATGTTTATGATTCTTATCGCGAAGCTTGTGACGAGTTGGGTTTACTTGCAAATGATCGTGAATTTATTGATGCTATTGATGAACTCTCAATTCTTGGAACTGGTTCATACGTTCGTAATGTTTTTTCTGTGTTACTATTGACATCATGTATGAGTGATCCGGGGAAAGTTTTTGAACATCAATGGGAAAATCTGTCGGACGGAATCCTATTCGACAGACGACGTGCTTTAAATCAACCAG atCTCATTATACCTTCAGAAGAGTTGAAACAGATGTGTTTGATTGAAATTGATAAATTACTGCGTCGTAATGGATTGACTTTAACTGACTTTGAGTGCATGCCTAAAATATTATCTCCAGAGATTGATCCCTATGACAACTTGCTAATATATAACGAGTTGTCTTATGGTTCAAGTGAGATGTTGTCCAAGCATGATGAATATTTTAAATCTCTAAATGAAGACCAGATGCATGCTTATGATATAATTGTCAGCGCAGTAAATAATAAGACTGGTGGCATGTTTTTTGTTGATGGTTTCGGAGGTACAGGGAAGACTTTCTTGTGGAATACATTGTCTTTTCGTTTTCGCTCGGAAAACAAAATAGTTCTAAATGTAGCTTCCAGTGGCATTGCTTCTCTACTACTTCCCGGTGGAAGAACTGCTCACTCACAATTTGCTATTCCACTCAATTTAACCGAAGAATCGTGTTGCAGAATTGAGAAAAATAGTAAGAAGGCAGATTTGTTAGTTATGGCAAGTTTAATTATTTGGGATGAAGCTCCGATGATAAATAGGTCAGCTTTTGAAGCATTTGATAGAACTTTGCGTGATATCATGAGCAACCATGTTGGAGGTGCATCGGAGATTCCATTTGGTGGTAAAACTGTTGTGTTTGGTGGTGATTTTCGGCAGATTCTACCAGTTGTTCCCAAGGGAGGTAGGCCGGATATTGTTCATGCAACTATTAATTCATCTCCTTTGTGGCGTTTTTGTACAGTTTTGAAACTATCCAAAAATATGAGGCTCCAAAGTTCTTCAgatatgaatgaaatgaaatcttTGACTGATTTTGCCAAATGGAATCTTGATATCGGGGATGGCAAAATAGGTGTTGACGATGATGGGCAGTATCTTATTGAAATTCCCGATGATCTTTGTATTAAAGGTTCAGGTGATCATGTACGTGATATTGTTGATGCGGTTTACCCTGAATTGCTTGAGAATATTTCAAACGATGATTTTTTCCAAGATCGAGCTATTTTGACACCGACTCTTGAGCTGGTTGAGAAGGTTAATGATTTCGTACTATCACTAATTCCAGGTGAAGCATCTGAGTATCTAAGCTGTGATTCAATTTGCAAGTGTGATGAGGATGTTGGAATTGATCGTCGTTGGATAACAACCGAGTTTTTGAATGACATTAAATGTTCTGGATTGCCTAATCATAAGTTGCGTTTTAAGGTTGGTGTTCCGGTTATTCTTCTTCGCAATATTGATGTGTCTGCTGGTTTATGCAACGGTACGCGGTTGGTTATAAATCATCTTGGGAAAACAATAATTGGTGCACGTATATTGAATGGTTCTCATGGTGGGGAACAAGTATATGTTACAAGGATGAAGTTAATGCCATCTGATTCTAATGCTGCTATTACTTTTGAGAGACGCCAATTTCCATTTTCCTTGtgttttgcgatgactattaataaaaGTCAAGGACAAACTCTATCAAATGTTGGATTGTACCTTCCAAGACCTGTATTCACTCATGGTCAGCTTTATGTTGCTATCTCGCGTGTGAAGACAAGGACTGGTCTCAAAATTTTAATAGTCGATGAAAATGGCGAAGCTTCTAATACTACTGTCAATTTTGTTTACCGAGAAGTATTTCAGAAGATTTAA